In the Pseudomonas orientalis genome, one interval contains:
- a CDS encoding chorismate--pyruvate lyase family protein — MPHSIAPSYACRWLPQSLLSPMPAPLTLDWLFDEGSLTRRLTGLSDNGFSVTPLLEGWQPLRDDECAALGLPHATVGWVREVYLRGHGQPWVFARSVASRGALQDDGLHMDELGSRSLGELLFCDHAFTRQPIEVCHYPASWLPAADQADGLWARRSRFDRGALSVLVAEVFLPSFWQVLHDRPENR, encoded by the coding sequence GTGCCGCACTCAATTGCCCCTTCTTATGCTTGCCGATGGCTGCCCCAGAGCCTTCTGAGCCCGATGCCTGCGCCCTTGACCCTCGATTGGCTGTTCGATGAAGGCTCGCTGACGCGGCGGCTGACAGGGCTGTCCGATAACGGCTTCAGCGTGACGCCGCTGCTCGAAGGCTGGCAACCGTTGCGCGACGATGAATGTGCGGCGCTGGGGCTGCCCCACGCCACGGTCGGCTGGGTGCGTGAGGTGTATTTGCGCGGGCATGGCCAACCCTGGGTGTTTGCCCGCAGTGTCGCGTCACGCGGGGCATTGCAGGATGACGGCTTGCATATGGATGAGTTGGGCAGCCGCTCGCTGGGCGAGTTGTTGTTCTGCGACCACGCCTTCACCCGCCAGCCGATCGAGGTGTGCCATTACCCGGCAAGCTGGCTGCCCGCTGCGGATCAGGCCGACGGACTGTGGGCGCGGCGTTCGCGCTTCGATCGCGGTGCGCTGAGCGTGCTGGTGGCGGAAGTCTTCCTGCCGAGTTTCTGGCAGGTGCTGCATGATCGTCCGGAGAACCGCTGA
- a CDS encoding HU family DNA-binding protein: MRKPELAAAIAEKADLTKEQANRVLNAVLEEITGALHRKDSVTLVGFGTFLQRHRGARTGKNPQTGEPVKIKASNTVAFKPGKSLKDSVNP; the protein is encoded by the coding sequence ATGCGTAAACCAGAACTCGCCGCCGCCATCGCTGAAAAGGCCGATCTCACCAAGGAACAGGCCAACCGCGTCCTCAACGCCGTTCTCGAAGAAATCACCGGCGCCCTGCACCGCAAGGACAGCGTCACCCTGGTCGGCTTCGGCACTTTCCTGCAACGCCACCGCGGCGCCCGCACCGGCAAGAACCCGCAAACCGGTGAGCCGGTGAAGATCAAGGCCAGCAATACCGTTGCGTTCAAGCCGGGTAAATCGCTCAAAGACAGCGTCAACCCATAA
- the ubiA gene encoding 4-hydroxybenzoate octaprenyltransferase, whose product MYQRVLKSLNRLNPRAWDFIQLTRMDKPIGIYLLLWPTLWALWIAGKGSPSLLNIVIFVLGVVLTRAGGCVINDWADRKVDGHVKRTEQRPLVSGKISSKEALVFFALLMGISFLLVLLTNASTILLSLGGLALAASYPFMKRYTYYPQVVLGAAFSWGMPMAFTAETGHLPAEAWLLYIANLLWTVGYDTYYAMTDRDDDLKIGVKSTAILFGDADRVIILTLQGLALMCLLLAGARFELGGWFHLGLLAAAGCFAWEFWYTRDRDRMKCFKAFLHNHWAGLAIFVGIVVDYAVR is encoded by the coding sequence ATGTACCAACGTGTGCTCAAATCCTTGAATCGCCTGAACCCCAGGGCCTGGGATTTCATTCAACTGACGCGCATGGACAAGCCCATCGGCATCTACCTGCTGCTGTGGCCGACGCTGTGGGCGCTGTGGATCGCCGGCAAAGGCTCGCCGTCGCTGCTCAATATCGTGATTTTCGTGCTGGGTGTAGTGCTGACCCGTGCCGGTGGTTGCGTGATCAACGACTGGGCCGACCGCAAGGTCGACGGCCATGTGAAACGCACCGAGCAACGCCCGCTGGTCAGCGGCAAGATCAGTTCGAAAGAGGCGCTGGTGTTTTTTGCGCTGCTGATGGGTATCAGCTTCCTGCTGGTGCTGCTGACCAACGCCAGCACCATCCTGCTGTCCCTTGGCGGACTGGCGCTGGCGGCAAGCTATCCGTTCATGAAGCGCTACACCTATTACCCGCAGGTGGTGCTGGGCGCGGCTTTTTCGTGGGGCATGCCGATGGCGTTCACCGCAGAGACCGGCCATCTGCCGGCCGAGGCGTGGCTGCTGTACATCGCCAACCTGTTGTGGACGGTGGGTTATGACACCTATTACGCGATGACCGACCGCGACGACGACTTGAAGATTGGTGTGAAATCCACCGCGATCCTGTTCGGTGATGCTGACCGTGTGATCATCTTGACCCTGCAGGGCCTGGCGCTGATGTGCCTGTTGCTCGCCGGCGCTCGGTTCGAGCTCGGCGGCTGGTTCCACCTGGGGTTGCTGGCGGCGGCGGGCTGTTTTGCCTGGGAATTCTGGTACACCCGGGACAGGGACCGCATGAAGTGCTTCAAGGCGTTTTTGCACAACCACTGGGCGGGGTTGGCGATTTTTGTGGGGATTGTGGTGGATTACGCGGTTCGCTGA
- a CDS encoding rubredoxin: MKKWQCIVCGLIYDEKDGWPDDGIAPGTLWQDVPEDWLCPDCGVGKMDFEMIEIG; this comes from the coding sequence ATGAAGAAGTGGCAATGTATCGTCTGTGGCCTGATCTATGACGAAAAAGATGGCTGGCCGGATGACGGAATCGCTCCGGGCACCCTGTGGCAGGACGTCCCGGAAGACTGGCTGTGCCCGGACTGCGGCGTGGGAAAAATGGATTTCGAAATGATCGAAATCGGCTAA
- a CDS encoding type VI secretion system Vgr family protein — protein MLFNQASRLARITSPLGPDVLLLNEMGGGEELGRLFNYELQLTSLDANIDLNQLLGKPMSVGLQLADGGERHFHGLVARCSQNIDQGQFASYQVTLRPWLWLLSRTSDCRIFQNLSIPQIIKQVFRDLGFSDFEDALSRPYREWEYCVQYRETSFDFVSRLMEQEGIYYFFRHEQDRHVLVLADAYGAHSTVPGYASIPYYPKDEQQRERDHMHNWHLAQEVQPGSLELNDYDFQRPSASIDVRSAMPRPHTAGDYPLYDYPGTYVQSADGEHYARTRIEALQTLHEQIEFAGNARGLGSGHLFSLTGFSRQDQNREYLIVGCRYYIVQESLESGGGSGSAQFESSLTCIPAQQSYRTLPTTHRPVVKGPQTALVVGPKGEEIWTDQYGRVKVHFYWDRHDQSNENSSCWIRVSQSWAGKNWGSMQIPRIGQEVIVSFLEGDPDRPIITGRVYNAEQTVPYDLPENATQSGMKSRSSKGGTPANFNEIRMEDKKGLEQLYIHAERNQDIVVEVDESHSVGHDRNKSIGHNETVTIGNNRLRIVKQEDILSVGQRKTDSISQSYVIEVGENLRLVCGESILELNASGQINLTGVQISFYASGDAEFNTGGLLHLNNGGGAGATPDGQGVKASIDANIKAAFPTPKSS, from the coding sequence ATGCTATTCAACCAAGCCTCACGCCTGGCCCGGATCACCAGCCCCCTAGGGCCGGATGTGCTGCTGCTCAATGAAATGGGCGGCGGCGAAGAGTTGGGACGGCTGTTCAACTACGAGCTGCAGCTGACGTCGCTGGACGCCAACATCGACCTCAACCAGTTGCTGGGCAAGCCGATGAGCGTGGGCCTGCAACTGGCCGACGGTGGCGAACGGCATTTTCACGGCCTCGTCGCGCGCTGCAGCCAGAACATCGACCAGGGCCAGTTCGCCAGCTACCAAGTGACCCTGCGCCCATGGCTGTGGCTGCTCAGCCGCACCTCCGATTGCCGGATTTTCCAGAACCTGAGCATCCCGCAGATCATCAAGCAGGTGTTTCGCGACCTGGGCTTTTCCGACTTCGAAGACGCCCTGAGCCGGCCTTACCGCGAGTGGGAATACTGCGTGCAGTACCGCGAGACCAGCTTCGATTTCGTCAGCCGCTTGATGGAACAGGAAGGCATCTACTACTTCTTCCGTCACGAACAGGACCGGCATGTATTGGTGCTGGCCGACGCCTATGGCGCCCACTCGACGGTGCCCGGCTACGCCTCGATCCCGTATTACCCCAAGGACGAGCAGCAGCGCGAACGCGACCACATGCACAACTGGCACCTGGCGCAGGAGGTGCAGCCCGGCTCGCTGGAGCTCAACGACTACGACTTCCAGCGCCCCAGCGCGAGCATCGACGTGCGCTCGGCCATGCCGCGTCCGCACACCGCCGGCGACTATCCGCTGTACGACTATCCCGGCACCTACGTGCAAAGCGCCGACGGCGAACACTATGCGCGCACCCGCATCGAAGCCCTGCAAACCCTGCATGAACAGATCGAGTTCGCCGGCAATGCCCGAGGCCTGGGTTCGGGCCACTTGTTCAGCCTCACCGGCTTCAGCCGCCAGGACCAGAACCGCGAATACCTGATCGTCGGCTGTCGCTACTACATCGTCCAGGAAAGCCTGGAGAGCGGCGGCGGTTCTGGCTCGGCGCAGTTCGAAAGCAGCCTGACCTGCATCCCCGCGCAACAGAGCTACCGCACCCTGCCCACCACCCATCGGCCCGTGGTCAAAGGCCCGCAAACCGCGCTGGTGGTCGGCCCCAAGGGCGAGGAAATCTGGACCGACCAATACGGCCGCGTGAAGGTGCATTTCTACTGGGACCGTCACGACCAGTCCAACGAAAACAGCTCTTGCTGGATTCGCGTGTCGCAGTCCTGGGCCGGCAAGAACTGGGGCTCAATGCAGATTCCCCGGATCGGCCAGGAAGTGATCGTCAGCTTCCTCGAAGGCGACCCCGACCGACCGATCATCACCGGGCGGGTGTACAACGCCGAGCAGACCGTGCCTTACGACCTGCCGGAAAACGCGACCCAAAGCGGCATGAAGAGTCGATCCAGCAAAGGCGGCACGCCGGCCAACTTCAATGAAATCCGCATGGAGGACAAGAAGGGGCTGGAGCAGTTGTATATCCATGCCGAGCGCAATCAGGACATCGTAGTGGAGGTCGATGAGAGCCACTCTGTCGGGCATGACCGTAACAAAAGCATTGGCCACAACGAGACAGTAACCATCGGCAACAACCGCCTGCGCATCGTCAAGCAGGAAGACATTCTCTCGGTGGGCCAGCGCAAGACCGACAGCATCAGCCAGAGCTACGTCATTGAAGTGGGCGAAAACCTGCGCCTGGTCTGTGGCGAAAGCATTCTGGAGTTGAATGCCAGCGGGCAGATCAACCTCACCGGCGTGCAAATCAGCTTCTACGCCAGCGGCGATGCCGAGTTCAATACCGGCGGCCTGCTGCACTTGAACAATGGTGGCGGCGCGGGCGCCACCCCGGATGGCCAGGGCGTGAAAGCCAGCATTGACGCCAATATCAAAGCCGCGTTCCCCACGCCTAAAAGCTCCTGA
- a CDS encoding COG4315 family predicted lipoprotein, whose product MTYSTISWKALLVTAALTLPGLALAAEPAMKKDGMLVDHKGLTLYTFDKDADGKSVCKDQCATNWPPLKAESTDTTAGDWTVITRDDQTSQWAYKGKPVYTYKDDEKAGDKTGDGKGGVWHIIKP is encoded by the coding sequence ATGACTTACAGCACGATTTCCTGGAAAGCCCTGCTGGTAACCGCCGCGTTGACGCTGCCGGGCCTGGCTTTGGCCGCAGAACCTGCGATGAAGAAAGACGGGATGCTGGTTGATCACAAAGGCCTCACGCTCTACACCTTCGACAAGGACGCCGATGGCAAGTCCGTGTGCAAGGACCAGTGCGCGACCAATTGGCCGCCGCTGAAGGCCGAGTCTACGGATACCACGGCGGGCGACTGGACGGTGATTACTCGCGACGATCAGACCAGTCAATGGGCCTACAAAGGCAAGCCGGTGTACACCTACAAGGATGACGAGAAAGCCGGGGACAAGACCGGGGATGGCAAGGGTGGGGTTTGGCACATCATCAAGCCTTGA
- a CDS encoding RHS repeat-associated core domain-containing protein, whose translation MSDALWAARMGDALSHTSMMADILGGVLEVAANIAITAVATAAVVAATGITVATGGLGCFLLGAVVGTIVGLAMSKTGADKGLTNLCDSFSNALFPPTVQANILTGSTNTLTNNIPAARAAGAISSHVAPAGTELEEPAPAPEASYLDMAESFFSQMWRPTVATPAPGAVPKPLDLVVCMKHPPMPPQFLAEGSDKVTINGQPAVRSGDRSTCDATVVSSGLISSNVTIGGGSVVVREIRSGKTPGVGLAVTALLMLKGGKGKFFSKLPCMLIGGATSMAVSSAMGALANAAMGSSNPVHAATGAKVLGDVDELDFVLPGILPIDWQRFYNSRDERTGSLFGAGWSVPYEVCVEVRPHPDGGETLVYTDEQGRPIDMGSIPLGGAVFSAGEGLAVRRHLNGQLLIESDDGLYRLFELSTHPSRLRLAQLGDRNDNRIHIDYDEAGRLVRLRDTFDLVQVELIRDGEQVSRIERVYPDQRREALVGYGYDTAGNLAEVRDATGQVRRRFAYDSDRRMVEHQLSTGLRCFYEWALVEGLEWRVVRHWTDEGDAYQFDYDLNAGLTRITDGLQRVSTRHWNTQHQIIRYSDNLGQTWLFEWNDERQLLSATDPQGGRYEYSYDESGNLIGETDPLGRSDSTLWLEHWALPLVETDAADNSWQYRYDQRGNCIAETDPLGYVTRYRYDAHGQVVETIDATGKSKKLRWNPLGQLVEHIDCSGYPTRFSYDERGYLQVITDALGERTQFSYDAQGRLLSTQLPDGRIEQYQRDISGQLLGYTDPAGHTTLYQHNRRGQVSQRTDAHGRQVKFGYDNYGRLQALINENGERYRFAWDAADRLAEQQDLDGSSKRYDYDLLDNITTVTAIAAPYGNGLAVVPEPPPAPIVHRLERDAVGRLVAKTTDDGRTEYSYDAVDQLTAVTFTDLQGNTQALGFAYDALGQLLGEQSAAGTLHHHYDELGNLIQTQLPDGRWLNRLYYGSGHLHQINLDGQVISDFERDRLHREVLRTQGQLSTRSEYDRSGRLRARQRRLAGQPSLLPAAVQKQFEYDPADNLIGKLDQQPAAQHRQLLHYDATGRIIASQDSLHGQRETFAYDAAANLLDGPQAGAGLVVHNKLLTYQDKRYRYDAFGRMIEKRSAKRGVQRFTYDAESRLVEVRNDDGTVVRMTYDPLGRRIEKTEHGNDGYPLGETQFVWDGLRLLQEHKYSQTSLYVYDDDGYEPLARVDGLGPLQKIRYYHNDLNGLPEQLTEADGHSVWQATYRVWGNTLEEVREPYYIEEQNLRFQGQYLDRETGLHFNTFRFYDPDVGRFTTPDPIGLAGGINTYLYADNPFGWIDPLGLTCAGSGKVHGNSHASKNPNHVYVIVDTKTGRMMKPGISGRALNKNGTSPRANQQVNALNKPQAGRYKAVIVEKNKTRLQAKATEQKITDKHAARNNGNMPSPIHKNPLPQVDTRDGYLKLYGTPDNR comes from the coding sequence ATGTCTGACGCGTTATGGGCGGCCCGGATGGGCGATGCGCTTTCCCACACTTCGATGATGGCCGACATCCTCGGCGGTGTGCTGGAGGTGGCGGCGAATATCGCGATTACTGCTGTAGCAACTGCCGCAGTGGTCGCGGCCACCGGCATTACCGTCGCCACCGGTGGGCTGGGCTGCTTCCTGTTGGGCGCAGTGGTGGGCACGATTGTCGGTCTGGCCATGAGCAAGACGGGCGCAGACAAAGGCCTGACGAATTTATGCGACAGCTTCAGCAATGCGCTGTTTCCGCCCACGGTACAGGCCAATATTCTCACCGGTTCCACCAACACGCTCACCAATAACATCCCCGCCGCCCGCGCTGCCGGGGCAATCAGCTCTCACGTTGCGCCAGCGGGTACCGAACTGGAAGAGCCGGCGCCTGCGCCTGAGGCCAGCTACCTGGACATGGCCGAGAGCTTCTTCTCGCAGATGTGGCGTCCGACCGTCGCCACGCCTGCGCCAGGTGCCGTGCCCAAGCCGCTGGACCTGGTCGTGTGCATGAAACACCCGCCGATGCCGCCGCAATTCCTGGCCGAAGGTTCGGACAAGGTCACGATCAACGGCCAGCCGGCGGTGCGCAGCGGTGATCGCAGTACCTGCGATGCGACGGTGGTGTCGTCCGGGTTGATTTCCTCCAACGTGACCATCGGCGGTGGCTCCGTGGTGGTGCGCGAGATTCGCAGTGGCAAGACGCCGGGCGTGGGGCTGGCGGTCACCGCGTTGTTGATGCTCAAGGGTGGCAAGGGCAAGTTCTTCAGCAAGTTGCCGTGCATGCTGATCGGCGGTGCGACCTCGATGGCGGTCAGCAGCGCGATGGGGGCCCTAGCGAATGCGGCGATGGGCTCGTCGAATCCGGTGCATGCGGCAACGGGCGCGAAGGTATTGGGCGATGTCGATGAGCTGGACTTCGTGCTGCCCGGCATCTTGCCGATTGACTGGCAACGTTTCTACAACAGCCGCGACGAACGCACCGGCAGTCTGTTTGGTGCGGGCTGGAGCGTGCCGTATGAGGTCTGCGTCGAAGTCCGGCCTCATCCCGACGGCGGCGAGACGCTGGTCTACACCGACGAGCAAGGGCGCCCTATCGACATGGGCTCGATTCCCTTGGGCGGCGCGGTGTTCAGCGCCGGTGAAGGGCTCGCTGTGCGGCGGCACCTCAATGGGCAGTTGCTGATTGAGAGCGATGATGGCCTGTACCGTCTTTTTGAACTTTCGACGCACCCGTCACGACTGCGCCTGGCTCAGTTGGGAGACCGCAACGACAACCGCATCCATATTGATTATGACGAGGCCGGACGCCTGGTACGGCTGCGCGATACCTTCGACCTGGTGCAGGTTGAGCTGATTCGCGACGGCGAACAGGTCAGTCGCATCGAACGGGTGTATCCCGATCAACGCCGTGAGGCGCTTGTTGGGTACGGCTACGACACCGCCGGCAATCTGGCCGAGGTGCGTGATGCCACCGGGCAGGTGCGGCGGCGCTTCGCCTACGACAGCGACCGGCGCATGGTGGAGCATCAGTTGTCGACCGGGTTGCGCTGTTTCTATGAGTGGGCTTTGGTTGAAGGCCTGGAATGGCGCGTGGTGCGGCACTGGACGGATGAAGGCGACGCGTATCAATTCGACTATGACTTGAACGCCGGCCTTACCCGCATCACCGACGGATTGCAGCGCGTCAGCACCCGGCACTGGAACACGCAGCACCAGATTATTCGCTACAGCGACAACCTCGGCCAGACCTGGCTGTTCGAATGGAACGATGAGCGCCAATTGCTCAGCGCCACCGACCCGCAGGGTGGGCGCTACGAATACAGCTACGACGAGTCCGGCAACCTGATCGGCGAAACCGACCCACTGGGCCGCAGCGATTCGACCTTGTGGCTGGAGCATTGGGCACTGCCGTTGGTAGAGACCGACGCCGCCGATAACAGCTGGCAGTATCGCTACGATCAGCGCGGCAACTGCATCGCCGAAACAGATCCGCTGGGCTACGTCACCCGGTACCGCTATGACGCCCATGGCCAGGTCGTGGAAACCATCGACGCCACCGGCAAAAGCAAGAAACTGCGCTGGAACCCGCTCGGGCAATTGGTCGAGCACATAGATTGTTCGGGTTACCCGACGCGCTTCAGCTACGACGAGCGCGGTTATCTGCAAGTCATCACCGATGCACTGGGTGAGCGCACGCAATTCAGCTACGACGCTCAGGGGCGCTTGCTAAGCACTCAATTGCCGGATGGCCGTATCGAGCAGTACCAGCGCGACATCAGCGGTCAACTGCTGGGGTATACCGACCCGGCCGGGCACACCACGCTCTACCAGCACAACCGCCGCGGCCAAGTCAGCCAGCGCACCGACGCCCATGGCCGGCAGGTGAAGTTCGGCTACGACAACTACGGGCGCCTGCAAGCGCTGATCAACGAGAACGGTGAACGCTATCGGTTTGCCTGGGACGCCGCCGACCGCCTGGCCGAGCAGCAGGACCTGGACGGCAGCTCCAAGCGTTACGACTACGACCTGCTGGACAACATCACTACGGTAACCGCCATTGCGGCGCCTTATGGCAACGGCCTGGCGGTGGTCCCCGAGCCACCACCCGCGCCCATCGTTCATCGGCTGGAGCGCGATGCGGTCGGTCGGCTGGTTGCCAAAACCACCGACGATGGCCGCACCGAGTACAGCTACGACGCCGTGGACCAGCTCACGGCGGTGACTTTCACCGATCTGCAAGGCAATACCCAGGCCCTGGGCTTCGCCTACGACGCTCTCGGGCAATTGCTTGGCGAACAGAGTGCAGCCGGCACTCTGCACCACCACTACGACGAACTCGGCAACCTGATCCAGACCCAACTACCCGACGGCCGTTGGCTCAACCGCCTGTACTACGGCAGCGGCCACCTGCACCAGATCAACCTCGACGGCCAGGTGATCAGCGACTTCGAGCGCGACCGTCTGCATCGCGAAGTCCTGCGTACCCAGGGCCAACTCAGCACGCGCAGCGAATACGACCGCAGTGGCCGCCTGCGCGCACGCCAACGTCGACTGGCAGGCCAACCGTCGCTGCTACCAGCAGCCGTGCAAAAACAATTCGAGTACGACCCGGCCGACAACCTGATCGGCAAACTCGACCAGCAACCCGCTGCGCAACACCGCCAATTGCTGCACTACGACGCCACCGGCCGCATCATCGCCAGCCAGGACAGCCTGCACGGCCAGCGCGAAACCTTCGCCTACGACGCCGCCGCCAATCTTCTCGACGGCCCGCAGGCGGGTGCCGGGTTGGTGGTGCATAACAAGCTGCTGACGTATCAGGACAAGCGTTATCGCTATGACGCGTTTGGGCGGATGATCGAAAAACGCAGCGCGAAACGGGGCGTGCAGCGGTTTACCTACGATGCTGAAAGCCGTTTGGTTGAAGTGCGTAACGATGACGGCACCGTTGTGCGAATGACCTACGACCCGCTGGGCCGACGCATCGAAAAAACCGAGCATGGCAATGACGGGTATCCGCTGGGAGAAACGCAGTTTGTGTGGGATGGACTGCGGTTATTGCAGGAGCATAAATACAGCCAGACCAGCCTCTATGTTTACGATGATGACGGCTACGAACCGCTGGCCCGCGTCGACGGCCTTGGCCCGCTACAGAAGATTCGCTACTACCACAACGATCTGAACGGGTTGCCGGAACAACTGACCGAGGCCGATGGGCACAGCGTCTGGCAGGCGACTTATCGGGTGTGGGGCAACACGCTGGAAGAGGTGCGGGAGCCTTATTACATTGAAGAGCAGAACCTGCGGTTTCAGGGGCAGTATCTGGATCGGGAGACGGGGCTGCATTTCAACACGTTCAGGTTTTATGATCCGGATGTGGGGCGGTTTACGACGCCGGATCCGATTGGGTTGGCGGGGGGAATAAATACCTACCTCTATGCCGACAACCCTTTTGGCTGGATAGATCCTTTAGGTCTTACGTGTGCAGGCAGCGGCAAAGTCCATGGCAACAGCCATGCGAGCAAAAATCCTAATCACGTCTATGTCATCGTTGATACGAAAACAGGACGAATGATGAAGCCAGGAATCAGCGGGCGTGCGTTAAATAAAAATGGGACGTCACCCCGTGCTAACCAACAGGTCAATGCACTGAACAAACCCCAAGCTGGGCGCTATAAGGCGGTGATTGTTGAAAAAAACAAAACGCGACTTCAAGCCAAAGCTACTGAGCAAAAAATCACAGACAAACACGCGGCGCGAAACAACGGCAACATGCCTTCACCGATTCACAAAAACCCCTTACCACAGGTTGACACAAGAGATGGCTACCTTAAATTGTACGGTACGCCTGATAACCGTTAG
- a CDS encoding imm11 family protein → MYLLDISESYSEVYWFKYDQKISPDHLLFIGGKKQSSVVTTPTFINKKKISKARLLSFDLLQSDTLEFASNAMATVLREYPDDVQLFPANVYLKEDKLDGYYVFNVIQTLPCIDLEHSQYGPMFSFMPEGPLIFTTLQSLQPAALKGHHIVRAKESSQRIFVSLQFKQHCEASGLKGLRFIDCSQAIQV, encoded by the coding sequence ATGTATCTACTGGACATCAGCGAAAGTTACTCAGAAGTTTACTGGTTTAAATACGACCAGAAAATCTCGCCCGACCATCTATTATTTATAGGCGGTAAAAAACAATCATCCGTTGTTACTACGCCGACCTTTATAAATAAAAAAAAGATCAGCAAAGCTCGCTTGCTGTCATTCGATCTTCTGCAAAGTGATACGCTTGAATTCGCCAGTAATGCGATGGCTACCGTACTACGCGAATACCCGGATGATGTTCAGCTCTTCCCTGCAAACGTATACCTTAAGGAAGATAAGCTAGACGGTTACTATGTATTCAATGTGATCCAAACGCTACCTTGCATTGACTTGGAGCACTCTCAATATGGCCCCATGTTCAGTTTTATGCCCGAAGGACCTCTGATATTCACAACCCTTCAAAGCCTACAACCTGCTGCTTTAAAGGGTCATCACATCGTTAGAGCTAAGGAAAGCTCGCAGCGCATTTTCGTCTCCCTTCAATTCAAACAGCATTGTGAGGCCTCGGGGCTCAAAGGACTGCGGTTCATAGACTGCTCCCAAGCTATTCAAGTCTGA
- a CDS encoding NAD(P)/FAD-dependent oxidoreductase, with amino-acid sequence MNSPVVIIGTGLAGYNVAREFRKLDSDTPLLLITADDGRSYSKPMLSTGFGKNKEADGLSMAEPGAMAEQLKAEVRTHTRISGIDPGHKRLWIGEESVTYRDLILAWGAETVRVPVEGDAAELIFPINDLEDYARFRAAAAGKRRVLLLGAGLIGCEFANDLILGGYEVDLVAPCEQVMPTLLHPAAAAAVQAGLEGIGARFHLGPVLNRLQRNSDGLEAHLSDGEVIQCDLVVSAIGLRPRIDLAAAAGLQINRGIVVDRHLKTSHANIYALGDCAEVDGLNLLYVMPLMTCARALAQTLAGNATAVSYGPMPITVKTPVCPLVVSPPPRGSEGVWSVEGEGADIKALCRDAGGRLLGYALTGSAVMEKLALNKELPPLLA; translated from the coding sequence ATGAACTCACCTGTCGTGATCATCGGCACAGGATTGGCCGGTTACAACGTAGCCCGGGAGTTTCGCAAGCTCGACAGCGACACCCCCTTGCTGCTGATCACCGCGGATGACGGGCGTTCCTACTCCAAGCCCATGCTCTCCACCGGCTTTGGCAAGAACAAGGAAGCCGATGGCCTGAGCATGGCCGAACCTGGCGCCATGGCCGAGCAACTCAAGGCCGAGGTGCGCACCCACACCCGTATCAGCGGCATCGATCCGGGCCATAAGCGCTTATGGATCGGCGAAGAGTCGGTGACCTACCGCGACCTGATCCTGGCCTGGGGTGCCGAGACCGTGCGTGTTCCGGTCGAGGGTGACGCCGCCGAGCTGATTTTCCCGATCAACGATCTTGAAGACTACGCGCGCTTTCGCGCCGCCGCCGCCGGCAAACGCCGCGTCCTGTTGCTCGGCGCCGGCCTGATCGGCTGCGAATTTGCCAACGACCTGATCCTGGGCGGCTATGAAGTCGATCTGGTCGCGCCGTGCGAGCAGGTCATGCCGACCCTGCTGCACCCGGCGGCTGCGGCTGCGGTGCAGGCCGGGCTGGAAGGCATTGGCGCGCGTTTCCACCTGGGGCCGGTACTCAATCGTCTGCAACGCAACAGCGATGGTCTCGAAGCCCATCTGTCGGACGGCGAAGTGATCCAGTGCGACCTGGTGGTCTCCGCCATCGGTCTGCGCCCACGCATCGACCTGGCGGCGGCGGCCGGCCTGCAGATCAACCGCGGCATCGTGGTGGACCGCCACCTCAAGACCTCCCACGCCAATATCTACGCCCTGGGCGACTGCGCCGAGGTCGATGGCTTGAACCTGCTGTACGTCATGCCCCTGATGACCTGCGCCCGCGCCTTGGCCCAGACCCTGGCCGGCAACGCTACGGCCGTGAGCTACGGGCCGATGCCCATCACCGTGAAAACCCCGGTCTGCCCGCTGGTGGTCTCGCCGCCGCCACGGGGTAGCGAAGGCGTATGGAGTGTCGAAGGCGAGGGCGCCGACATCAAGGCCCTGTGCCGCGACGCCGGCGGTCGTCTGCTGGGCTACGCGCTGACCGGCAGCGCTGTGATGGAAAAACTGGCGTTGAATAAGGAACTTCCGCCGCTGCTGGCGTAA
- a CDS encoding DcrB-related protein: MTYRINEFQFQLPAGQLQDATINILKFPELGTSLIVSRSLLAEGETLHSNFNDQLQRLEKQVQDLRYQPGADVRLGAAQEVEGIELRSQFNKGNDKVFQYQLALVIPGTRKMLALSYVKADALGDAEAAHWALIKNSLSFDAVS, from the coding sequence ATGACGTATCGAATCAATGAATTCCAGTTTCAACTGCCTGCCGGCCAATTGCAGGACGCGACGATCAACATTCTCAAGTTCCCGGAACTGGGCACCTCCCTGATCGTCAGCCGCAGCTTGCTCGCTGAGGGTGAAACCCTGCACAGCAACTTCAATGACCAACTCCAGCGCCTGGAAAAACAGGTGCAGGATTTGCGTTATCAACCCGGCGCGGATGTGCGTTTGGGCGCGGCGCAGGAAGTCGAAGGCATCGAGTTGCGCAGCCAGTTCAACAAGGGCAATGACAAGGTGTTCCAGTATCAACTGGCACTGGTGATTCCAGGCACGCGCAAGATGCTTGCCCTCAGCTACGTGAAGGCGGATGCGCTGGGTGACGCCGAGGCGGCGCATTGGGCCTTGATAAAAAACTCACTGTCGTTCGACGCTGTTTCTTGA